The following are encoded together in the Clupea harengus unplaced genomic scaffold, Ch_v2.0.2, whole genome shotgun sequence genome:
- the cdkn1ba gene encoding cyclin-dependent kinase inhibitor 1Ba, with amino-acid sequence MWKMSNVRLSNGSPTLERVDSRSTDHTKAPVCRNLFGTVDHEEFMKDCKEQMQEMARASTETWNFDFSNNEPLPDGKFEWSEVDSRAVPEFYTRPPRIRADSPDNVDHNGNHDLNTTFPTPCASGGGRSEDTDADQSQQGFSEPRNPSRKRHASQETACRSKRANTSSSEVSRSRDKTDFVEQTPNKSGPGSNHER; translated from the exons ATGTGGAAAATGTCAAATGTTCGTCTTTCTAATGGAAGTCCAACGCTGGAAAGGGTGGATTCTAGGTCGACTGATCACACCAAGGCCCCCGTCTGCAGAAATCTTTTCGGAACTGTTGATCACGAAGAGTTTATGAAGGATTGTAAGGAGCAAATGCAAGAGATGGCAAGAGCATCCACTGAGACATGGAATTTTGATTTCTCCAATAATGAACCTCTGCCTGATGGGAAATTCGAGTGGAGCGAGGTAGATAGCAGAGCTGTTCCCGAATTTTACACCAGACCTCCCCGTATACGTGCAGATTCCCCGGACAACGTAGATCATAACGGGAATCATGACTTAAATACTACATTTCCGACTCCGTGTGCGAGTGGAGGAGGGCGCTCCGAGGACACCGACGCTGACCAGAGTCAACAAGGGTTTTCAGAGCCGCGTAACCCATCACGGAAACGACATGCAAGTCAAG AAACTGCGTGTCGAAGTAAAAGAGCCAACACAAGTTCCAGTGAAGTCAGCCGTAGTCGAGACAAGACGGATTTTGTAGAACAGACGCCTAACAAATCTGGTCCAGGATCTAACCATGAACGTTAG